A region of Pyxidicoccus parkwaysis DNA encodes the following proteins:
- a CDS encoding outer membrane protein has product MTRHVWRAGTLTAALLAAPALAKGASTASPALQPAPGFGAPGLTVHSGLLHYTGSLGEETKVGTYLDILAEATLFPLLGVEAGYEGSANGFSESNVGTLWRHNASVLAKFGPTLGGHWKPYVGAGVGLSYLDTSGEADQQPFTNDWAPEVPLAAGVEYRFYGVTAGARATYRVLIGDDVGSGPYYEGDILSAGVSLGMRF; this is encoded by the coding sequence ATGACGCGACACGTTTGGCGGGCGGGCACCCTGACGGCGGCGCTGCTGGCCGCACCCGCGCTCGCGAAGGGCGCCAGCACGGCGAGCCCGGCGCTCCAGCCGGCCCCCGGCTTCGGAGCTCCCGGGCTGACGGTGCACTCCGGACTGCTCCACTACACCGGCAGCCTCGGCGAAGAGACGAAGGTGGGCACCTACCTCGACATCCTGGCGGAGGCGACACTCTTCCCGCTGCTCGGCGTGGAGGCCGGCTACGAGGGCTCCGCCAATGGCTTCTCGGAGAGCAACGTCGGCACGCTGTGGCGGCACAACGCGAGCGTGCTCGCCAAGTTCGGCCCCACGCTGGGCGGCCACTGGAAGCCCTACGTCGGCGCGGGCGTGGGCCTCAGCTACCTCGACACCAGCGGCGAAGCGGACCAGCAGCCCTTCACCAACGACTGGGCGCCGGAAGTCCCGCTCGCGGCTGGCGTCGAGTACCGCTTCTACGGCGTGACGGCGGGCGCGCGCGCCACGTACCGCGTCCTCATCGGCGATGACGTCGGCAGTGGCCCCTACTACGAGGGCGATATCCTCAGCGCGGGAGTCAGCCTGGGCATGCGCTTCTAG
- the metH gene encoding methionine synthase — protein MTSHLPAALPPPSGENGRRVEALRTAMRERVLVLDGAMGTLLQSHDLKAADFGGAEYEGCNENLVLTRPDIIESIHARYFAAGADVTETDTFGGTPLVLNEFGLGHKALEINEVASRLARNAAAAAEAKDGRMRWVAGSIGPTTKAISVTGGVTFEELVENFAVQAEGLALGGSDYLLVETAQDTRNVKAALLGIEKAFRKLGHALPVAVSGTIEPMGTMLAGQSVESLAASLEHADLLYLGLNCATGPDFMTDHIRSLSSMSPFPVSCVPNAGLPDENGRYLETPEMIARSLTRFCEQGWLNVVGGCCGTHAGHIETLAKAVKGLKPRHSTPRPRASLSGVDYVEVKEDERPLIVGERTNVIGSKKFKELIIAGQLDDASEIARAQVKRGAQVIDICLANPDREELEDMRRFLEVVVKKVRVPLMIDSTDERVIEMALTYSQGKAIINSVNLEDGEERFEKVVPLARRFGAALVVGCIDEVGMAVPRQRKLEVAERSFELLTKKYGMKPEDLYFDPLVFPCASGDVQYTGSGVETIEGVRLIKQRFPRCKTVLGISNVSFGLPTAGREVLNSVFLYHCVQAGLDMALVNSEKLERYASLPEEERKLAEDLLYNRGTDPVTPFAAHFRERKPARAAVSSLPLEERLQRYIIEGTRDGLTADLDEAMKKYTPLEIINGPLMKGMDEVGRLFAANELIVAEVLQSAESMKAAVTFLEPHMSKAQAAMRGKVVLATVKGDVHDIGKNLVEIILANNGFQVVNLGIKVPPEQLVQAVREHRPDILGLSGLLVKSAHQMVATAEDLRRAGVETPILVGGAALSRNFVDRNIAPAYGGGTVAYAQDAMSGLDLAKQIVDPGSHEKLRGDLAARREKLAQEVKERPAATAPVSRSRSADIQVLETVPAAPDWERHVLTNTPLDHIWKFINPVMLYGRHLGLRSSSRALGTPAEADLAKTEEGRKALALKEAVEELKGTLRGGVMHARAVFQFFQAGSDGNRVVLFDGRTGKESASFDFPRQDREGGLCLADYLKPLDGSGGAPRDNVAMFVVTAGAGIRELAEELKAKGEFLKMHAVQALALETAEGYAELLHTQLRSMWGTPDRPDMTMLERFRAEYPGKRYSFGYPACPRLEDQAKLFAALRPEEIGVQLTDGCMMEPEASVSAIVFHHPQASYFSVT, from the coding sequence ATGACGAGCCACCTGCCCGCCGCATTGCCTCCCCCTTCTGGTGAGAACGGCCGCCGCGTGGAGGCGCTGCGCACCGCCATGCGCGAGCGCGTGCTGGTGCTGGACGGCGCCATGGGCACGCTGCTCCAGAGCCATGACCTCAAGGCGGCGGACTTCGGCGGCGCGGAGTACGAGGGCTGCAACGAGAACCTCGTCCTCACCCGGCCGGACATCATCGAGAGCATCCACGCGCGCTACTTCGCGGCCGGCGCGGACGTGACGGAGACGGACACCTTCGGCGGCACGCCGCTGGTGCTCAACGAGTTCGGCCTCGGGCACAAGGCGCTCGAAATCAACGAGGTGGCGTCCCGGCTCGCGCGCAACGCCGCCGCCGCGGCCGAGGCGAAGGACGGCCGCATGCGCTGGGTGGCGGGCTCCATCGGCCCCACCACCAAGGCCATCAGCGTCACCGGCGGCGTGACATTCGAAGAGCTGGTGGAGAACTTCGCCGTGCAGGCCGAGGGGCTCGCGCTCGGCGGTTCCGACTACCTGCTGGTGGAGACGGCGCAGGACACGCGCAACGTGAAGGCGGCGCTGCTCGGCATCGAGAAGGCCTTCCGCAAGCTGGGCCATGCGCTGCCGGTGGCGGTGTCCGGCACGATTGAACCCATGGGCACCATGCTCGCGGGTCAGAGCGTGGAGAGTCTGGCCGCGTCGCTGGAGCACGCGGACCTGCTGTACCTCGGGCTCAACTGCGCCACGGGCCCTGACTTCATGACGGACCACATCCGCTCGCTGTCCTCGATGAGCCCGTTCCCCGTCTCGTGCGTGCCCAACGCGGGCCTGCCGGACGAGAACGGCCGCTACCTCGAGACGCCGGAGATGATTGCCCGCTCGCTGACGCGCTTCTGTGAGCAGGGCTGGCTCAACGTGGTGGGTGGCTGTTGCGGCACGCACGCGGGCCACATCGAGACGCTGGCGAAGGCGGTGAAGGGCCTGAAGCCGCGCCACTCCACGCCCCGGCCGCGCGCCTCGCTGTCCGGTGTGGACTACGTGGAGGTGAAGGAGGACGAGCGTCCGCTCATCGTCGGTGAGCGCACCAACGTCATCGGCAGCAAGAAGTTCAAGGAGCTCATCATCGCGGGGCAGCTCGACGACGCGTCGGAGATTGCCCGCGCGCAGGTGAAGCGGGGCGCGCAGGTCATCGACATCTGCCTCGCCAACCCGGACCGCGAAGAGCTGGAGGACATGCGCCGCTTCCTGGAGGTGGTCGTCAAGAAGGTGCGCGTGCCCCTGATGATTGACTCCACCGACGAGCGCGTCATCGAGATGGCGCTCACGTACAGCCAGGGCAAGGCCATCATCAACTCGGTCAACCTGGAGGACGGCGAGGAGCGCTTCGAGAAGGTGGTGCCGCTGGCGCGCCGCTTCGGCGCGGCGCTGGTGGTGGGCTGCATCGACGAGGTGGGCATGGCCGTGCCGCGCCAGCGCAAGCTGGAGGTGGCGGAGCGCTCGTTCGAGCTGCTCACGAAGAAGTACGGCATGAAGCCGGAGGATTTGTACTTCGACCCGCTCGTCTTCCCGTGCGCCTCGGGTGACGTGCAGTACACGGGCAGCGGGGTGGAGACGATTGAGGGCGTGCGCCTCATCAAGCAGCGCTTCCCGCGCTGCAAGACGGTGCTGGGCATCTCCAACGTGTCCTTCGGCCTGCCCACCGCGGGCCGCGAGGTGCTCAACTCCGTCTTCCTGTACCACTGCGTCCAGGCCGGCCTGGACATGGCGCTGGTCAACTCCGAGAAGCTGGAGCGCTACGCCTCGCTGCCGGAGGAAGAGCGCAAGCTGGCGGAGGATTTGCTCTACAACCGGGGCACGGACCCGGTGACGCCCTTCGCCGCGCACTTCCGCGAGCGCAAGCCGGCCCGCGCGGCGGTGAGCAGCCTGCCGCTGGAGGAGCGGCTCCAGCGCTACATCATCGAGGGCACGCGCGACGGCCTCACCGCGGACCTCGATGAGGCGATGAAGAAGTACACGCCGTTGGAAATCATCAACGGCCCGCTGATGAAGGGCATGGACGAGGTGGGTCGCCTCTTCGCCGCGAACGAGCTGATTGTCGCGGAGGTGCTCCAGAGCGCCGAGTCGATGAAGGCCGCGGTGACCTTCCTGGAGCCGCACATGAGCAAGGCCCAGGCGGCCATGCGCGGCAAGGTGGTGCTCGCCACGGTGAAGGGCGACGTGCACGACATCGGGAAGAACCTGGTGGAAATCATCCTCGCCAACAACGGCTTCCAGGTCGTGAATCTCGGCATCAAGGTGCCGCCCGAGCAGCTCGTGCAGGCGGTGCGCGAGCACCGGCCGGACATCCTCGGCCTGTCGGGCCTCCTGGTGAAGAGCGCGCACCAGATGGTGGCGACGGCGGAGGACCTGAGGCGCGCGGGCGTGGAGACGCCGATTCTGGTGGGCGGCGCGGCGCTCAGCCGCAACTTCGTGGACCGCAACATCGCCCCGGCCTACGGCGGCGGCACGGTGGCCTACGCGCAGGACGCGATGAGCGGCCTGGATTTGGCGAAGCAGATTGTGGACCCCGGCTCGCACGAGAAGCTGCGCGGTGACCTGGCCGCGCGCCGCGAGAAGCTGGCGCAGGAGGTGAAGGAGCGCCCGGCCGCGACGGCGCCGGTGTCGCGCTCGCGCAGCGCCGACATCCAGGTGCTGGAGACGGTGCCGGCCGCGCCGGACTGGGAGCGGCACGTGCTGACGAACACGCCGCTGGACCACATCTGGAAGTTCATCAACCCGGTGATGCTGTACGGCCGTCACCTGGGCCTGCGCTCCTCGTCGCGCGCGCTGGGCACGCCGGCGGAGGCGGACCTCGCGAAGACGGAGGAGGGGCGCAAGGCGCTGGCGCTGAAGGAGGCGGTGGAGGAGCTGAAGGGCACGCTGCGCGGCGGCGTCATGCACGCGCGCGCCGTCTTCCAGTTCTTCCAGGCGGGCAGCGACGGCAACCGCGTGGTGCTCTTCGACGGGCGCACCGGGAAGGAGTCCGCGTCCTTCGACTTCCCCCGGCAGGACCGCGAGGGCGGGCTGTGCCTGGCGGACTACCTCAAGCCCCTCGACGGCAGCGGCGGCGCGCCGCGCGACAACGTGGCCATGTTCGTCGTCACCGCGGGCGCGGGCATCCGCGAGCTGGCGGAGGAGCTGAAGGCGAAGGGCGAGTTCCTGAAGATGCACGCGGTGCAGGCGCTCGCGCTGGAGACGGCGGAAGGCTACGCGGAGCTGCTGCACACGCAACTGCGTAGCATGTGGGGCACGCCGGACCGTCCGGACATGACGATGCTGGAGCGCTTCCGCGCGGAGTACCCGGGCAAGCGCTACTCCTTCGGCTACCCCGCATGCCCCCGGCTGGAGGACCAGGCGAAGCTGTTCGCCGCGCTGCGGCCGGAGGAAATCGGCGTGCAGCTCACCGACGGCTGCATGATGGAGCCGGAGGCCTCGGTGTCCGCCATCGTCTTCCACCACCCGCAGGCTTCGTACTTCTCCGTGACGTGA
- a CDS encoding ArsR/SmtB family transcription factor has protein sequence MEELSQSFRVLGDPTRLRILRLVAEAPLNVTELVSLVGVAQSSVSHHLGKLKGLGLLREERQAGFSYYSLALEEADTRWPLIRLAREAEDAAGDSARLKDLLRAREDRQALNERLLEPGQSWFLWAGALASLLPPLNVADFGCGTGVLSVAIARWARHVWAIDQNADALQQARERASREERSNITFLREDLHRLSLKAGRMDLVVISQSLHHVESPAAVLAEAARLLKPGGRLVVLELMPHDERWVLERLGHKHLGFAPEFLEAALREAGFTSPTRETHTRDGASPFRVFLLTGVKPS, from the coding sequence ATGGAAGAGCTGTCCCAGTCATTCCGCGTGCTCGGAGACCCGACGCGCCTGCGCATCCTCCGGCTGGTGGCCGAGGCTCCGTTGAACGTGACGGAGCTGGTGTCCCTCGTCGGGGTGGCGCAGTCGTCCGTCTCGCACCACCTGGGCAAGCTCAAGGGGCTGGGCCTCTTGCGCGAGGAGCGGCAGGCGGGCTTCAGCTACTACTCGCTGGCCCTGGAAGAGGCGGACACGCGCTGGCCGCTCATCCGGCTGGCGCGCGAGGCGGAGGACGCGGCGGGGGACTCGGCGCGGCTGAAGGACCTGCTGCGCGCGCGGGAAGACAGACAGGCGCTCAACGAGCGGCTCCTGGAGCCGGGCCAGTCGTGGTTCCTGTGGGCCGGGGCGCTGGCGTCACTCCTGCCGCCGCTGAACGTGGCGGACTTCGGCTGCGGTACCGGCGTGCTGAGCGTGGCCATTGCGCGGTGGGCGCGGCACGTGTGGGCCATCGACCAGAACGCGGACGCGCTCCAGCAGGCCCGTGAGCGCGCCAGCCGGGAAGAGCGCTCCAACATCACCTTCCTGCGCGAGGATTTGCACCGCCTGTCGCTGAAGGCGGGGCGGATGGACCTCGTGGTGATTTCGCAGAGCCTCCACCACGTGGAGTCCCCCGCGGCGGTGCTGGCCGAGGCCGCCCGCCTGCTCAAGCCGGGTGGCCGGCTGGTGGTACTGGAGTTGATGCCGCACGACGAGCGTTGGGTGCTGGAGCGGCTGGGCCACAAGCACCTGGGCTTCGCGCCCGAATTCCTCGAAGCGGCCCTGCGGGAGGCCGGCTTCACGTCACCCACCCGCGAGACGCACACGCGCGACGGGGCCAGTCCCTTCCGCGTCTTCCTGCTGACCGGAGTCAAGCCATCATGA
- a CDS encoding patatin-like phospholipase family protein has protein sequence MASPTLHQLLDGKRFGLVLSAGYFGFYGHAGFLKGLAASGLKPQAYAGTSAGGMVAAYAAAGIPVHAIEELVLRQTRANFWDPDPIGAVLNADSVGHGMTGLLKGERFRSLLEDTLSVRTFEELPHPLLLVASNLTLGRHEVFTSGELAPRVHATCAYPGLFRAVPLEGNLYWDGGLVDKAPALSLHESAVGKDLDAILVHFLPSRTRKVVGGPMAYAQGLASGSAALRRDHFRLQLTVLEARKVPVYVVVSNLPPVTPTTMERGFDALDQARLAAERALARPPVPFEQAEW, from the coding sequence ATGGCCTCTCCCACCCTGCACCAACTCCTCGACGGCAAGCGATTCGGCCTGGTCCTCTCCGCTGGCTACTTCGGCTTCTATGGGCACGCCGGCTTCCTCAAGGGGCTGGCGGCCTCGGGGCTCAAGCCCCAGGCGTACGCGGGCACGTCCGCCGGAGGCATGGTGGCGGCGTACGCGGCGGCGGGCATTCCCGTGCACGCGATTGAGGAACTGGTGCTGCGGCAGACGCGCGCCAACTTCTGGGACCCGGACCCGATTGGCGCGGTGCTGAACGCGGACTCGGTGGGCCACGGCATGACGGGCCTGCTCAAGGGCGAGCGCTTCCGCAGCCTGCTGGAGGACACGCTGTCGGTGCGCACCTTCGAGGAGCTGCCGCACCCGCTCCTGCTCGTGGCCTCCAACCTCACGCTGGGGCGGCACGAGGTGTTCACCTCGGGCGAGCTGGCCCCGCGAGTCCACGCCACCTGCGCATACCCGGGCCTGTTCCGCGCGGTGCCGCTGGAGGGGAACCTGTACTGGGACGGTGGCCTCGTGGACAAGGCGCCCGCGCTGTCGCTCCACGAGAGCGCGGTTGGGAAGGATTTGGACGCCATCCTCGTGCACTTCCTGCCCAGCCGGACGCGCAAGGTGGTGGGCGGGCCCATGGCGTATGCGCAGGGACTGGCGTCGGGCTCGGCGGCGCTCCGGAGAGACCACTTCCGGCTCCAGCTCACGGTGCTGGAGGCGCGGAAGGTTCCCGTCTACGTCGTCGTGTCCAACCTGCCGCCGGTGACACCGACGACGATGGAGCGCGGCTTCGACGCGCTGGACCAGGCGCGCCTCGCGGCGGAGCGCGCGCTGGCCCGGCCTCCGGTGCCCTTCGAGCAGGCGGAGTGGTGA
- a CDS encoding Kelch repeat-containing protein: protein MRTHALLATLASLVVVLGTGCADFDQEKEKLCAQYPERCGRGDGGGEVPDAGNPDAGNPDAGNPDAGNPDAGNPDAGNPDAGNPDAGGPPRVTGAKPVTPMTRGGGSLTFLVTTETPPAGSLRFEWSATSGTLGTQEDGATTSSVQWTAPDCLPTGAPPFVTATITNSLGPSSSYRFLVGGVPDCPAWKPAGTLAAVRDNFTATVLSNGRILVVGGRESGTALASAELYDPATGTVTATGSMATARHSHSATLLLNGDVLVAGGYSSSGSLASAELYDPSTGTWSPAGALTASRYEHAAVRLSSGKVLVAGGSGSIPSLGTAELYDPTSNTWTATGGVLTARQRHTLTVLGTGKVLATGGTRYYFGSGGAPLSEALATAELYDPSAGTWSSTGPMAQARRAGHSATVLRSGMVLVLGGTGVSTTLNTGELYDPSMGTWSSIHAMAPPGRSGQGVCILVSGKVLVAGGTYGSALQTAELYDPERDVWSSTPSMAATHTGHVAISLPQGDAVVLGGGVANVERYEPGTGVWKSAANMSSVRKRHTMTLLRSGRILLTGGVDASGARLATAELFDPITGSWSRTGDMAVPRESHTATLLSSGQVLVTGGTEENAPTELYDPDAGTWTTSGTMNLNRSGHTATLLRSNAVLVTGGLDGLAAAELYEPSSGGWTYTASMATARINHTATLLRSGKVLVAGGQTGRSTYSSSTSYLATAELYDEEAGTWSSTAAMHRPRSIHTATMLLSGQVLMTGGFRVLPGTSNPLLGSESFANAEFYDPETGQWTEVGSMNAGGFMVSGRHDHVAVLLPDGRTLASGGTTKPGGSSSTRPNPTSEIYDPATSAWMPTGSPRSVRASGLRALLLPTGRVLVTGGTDDASAELYIP from the coding sequence ATGAGGACGCACGCGCTGCTGGCCACGCTGGCCTCGCTCGTGGTGGTGCTGGGCACGGGCTGCGCCGACTTCGACCAGGAGAAGGAGAAGCTCTGCGCGCAATACCCCGAGCGCTGCGGGAGGGGCGATGGAGGCGGTGAAGTTCCGGATGCGGGCAATCCGGACGCGGGCAATCCGGACGCGGGCAATCCGGACGCGGGCAATCCGGACGCGGGCAATCCGGACGCGGGCAATCCGGACGCGGGCAATCCGGACGCGGGCGGCCCACCTCGCGTGACGGGCGCAAAGCCCGTGACGCCGATGACGCGGGGCGGAGGCTCGCTGACGTTCCTGGTCACCACGGAGACGCCTCCGGCGGGCAGCCTGCGCTTCGAGTGGTCCGCCACGTCCGGCACGCTGGGCACCCAGGAAGACGGCGCCACCACGAGCAGTGTCCAGTGGACCGCGCCGGACTGCCTCCCTACCGGGGCGCCGCCCTTCGTCACGGCGACCATCACCAACTCGCTGGGGCCCTCCAGCTCGTACCGCTTCCTCGTGGGTGGGGTGCCCGACTGTCCGGCGTGGAAGCCGGCGGGGACGCTGGCGGCGGTCCGTGACAACTTCACCGCCACGGTGCTGAGTAACGGCCGCATCCTGGTGGTGGGCGGCCGCGAATCGGGCACGGCCCTGGCCTCCGCGGAGCTGTATGACCCTGCCACCGGCACCGTCACCGCTACCGGCAGCATGGCGACGGCTCGCCATTCCCACAGCGCGACGCTGCTGCTCAACGGTGATGTGCTGGTTGCGGGCGGCTACTCCAGCAGTGGCTCGTTGGCGTCCGCGGAGCTCTATGACCCGAGCACGGGCACCTGGTCTCCGGCGGGCGCCCTGACCGCGAGCCGATACGAGCACGCGGCCGTTCGGTTGAGCTCCGGGAAGGTCCTGGTGGCCGGAGGCTCCGGGTCCATCCCCTCGCTGGGCACGGCGGAGCTGTACGACCCGACCTCGAACACCTGGACCGCAACGGGCGGCGTGCTCACAGCCCGCCAGCGCCACACGCTGACCGTGTTGGGCACGGGGAAGGTGCTGGCCACTGGAGGTACCCGGTATTACTTCGGCTCCGGGGGAGCTCCCCTCTCCGAGGCGCTCGCCACCGCCGAGCTGTATGACCCGAGCGCGGGCACCTGGTCCTCGACGGGGCCCATGGCCCAGGCCCGGCGCGCGGGGCACTCGGCCACCGTGCTTCGCTCGGGAATGGTGCTGGTGCTCGGTGGGACGGGTGTCAGCACGACGCTGAACACGGGAGAGCTCTATGACCCGTCGATGGGCACGTGGTCCTCCATCCATGCCATGGCTCCTCCGGGGCGCTCCGGCCAGGGCGTCTGCATCCTGGTTTCGGGCAAGGTGCTTGTTGCCGGTGGCACCTATGGCAGCGCGCTGCAGACAGCGGAGCTGTATGACCCGGAACGCGATGTGTGGAGCTCCACACCGAGCATGGCGGCGACACATACGGGGCATGTGGCCATCTCGCTCCCCCAGGGAGATGCGGTGGTCCTGGGAGGGGGCGTGGCAAACGTGGAGCGCTACGAGCCGGGCACGGGGGTCTGGAAGAGCGCTGCCAACATGAGCTCGGTTCGCAAGCGCCACACGATGACGCTGCTCCGCTCCGGCCGGATACTGCTCACCGGCGGGGTGGACGCCAGTGGTGCACGACTCGCCACCGCGGAGCTGTTCGACCCGATTACCGGGAGCTGGTCGCGAACGGGTGACATGGCCGTGCCTCGTGAGAGTCACACGGCCACGCTGTTGTCCTCGGGGCAGGTGCTCGTGACGGGGGGCACGGAGGAAAATGCGCCCACGGAGCTGTATGACCCGGACGCTGGGACCTGGACCACGAGCGGAACCATGAACCTGAACCGGAGCGGCCACACAGCGACGCTCCTGCGTTCGAACGCGGTGCTGGTCACCGGCGGACTGGATGGCCTTGCGGCGGCAGAGCTGTACGAGCCGAGCTCTGGAGGCTGGACCTACACGGCGAGCATGGCCACGGCACGCATCAACCATACGGCGACATTGTTGCGCTCGGGCAAGGTACTGGTTGCCGGTGGGCAGACCGGTCGTTCCACCTACAGCAGCTCAACCTCCTACCTCGCTACCGCTGAGCTCTACGACGAGGAGGCTGGCACCTGGAGCTCCACGGCCGCCATGCACCGGCCCCGGAGCATCCACACGGCCACGATGCTCCTCTCGGGTCAGGTGCTCATGACCGGTGGATTCCGCGTCCTGCCTGGCACGAGCAATCCGTTGCTGGGCTCGGAGTCATTTGCCAACGCCGAGTTCTATGACCCGGAGACAGGTCAGTGGACCGAGGTGGGCAGCATGAACGCGGGAGGCTTCATGGTTTCTGGACGTCATGACCACGTGGCCGTGCTCCTCCCCGACGGAAGGACGCTGGCGTCCGGAGGGACTACCAAGCCGGGAGGAAGTTCTTCGACGCGCCCCAACCCCACCTCGGAAATCTACGACCCGGCCACGAGCGCCTGGATGCCCACGGGAAGTCCCCGGAGCGTGCGCGCCTCGGGGCTCCGAGCGCTGCTGCTCCCCACCGGAAGGGTGCTCGTGACGGGCGGCACCGACGACGCGAGCGCGGAGCTCTACATCCCCTGA
- a CDS encoding S8 family peptidase, translating into MTMSSFLSMRPLRGALLSLSLLALAPAAVAAPKLEPRGLADKHTGRELAADTYVERIVVKFHEGSRVRLRDNRLVPLASERAEAERSLLAGRGLSDARLRADTASVESLLARAPRIGAPARLFDEAEPVLEARKATGEAKSGVQLADLNLYFEVPLLPGTTAGAVADLVGELNRLDGVEVAYAEPPPEPAMVNFGMDAAVRSLLAAADIPPTTPLYQSNQGYLKVAPGGIDANYAWTVTGGNGANVKVVDIEGGWRTTHEDMPAMFYTGGTQYADLAWRNHGTAVLGEIASVSNAYGTTGIANAARVGIEGVASQSTASAISKAATAAGLGGIILIELHAGGPSDGTACTCNTSQCDYIAMEYWTANYDAIRTATANGVIVVEAAGNGSANLDAAAYGNAFNRSVRDSGAIIVGASTATTRVPMCWTNYGSRVDVHGWGEQVYSLGYGNLFGSANGEDQYYTSSFSGTSSASPIIVGAAASAQGVALANGRRLTSVQMRGLLRNNGTAQAASSLQIGPLPDLRKAIPKVIAGQY; encoded by the coding sequence ATGACGATGTCGTCCTTCCTGTCGATGCGTCCCCTGCGTGGCGCACTGCTGTCCCTCTCGCTGCTGGCGCTGGCGCCCGCAGCTGTCGCGGCACCCAAGCTTGAGCCGCGCGGGCTCGCGGACAAGCACACCGGCCGCGAGCTGGCCGCGGACACGTACGTGGAGCGCATCGTGGTGAAGTTCCACGAGGGCAGCCGCGTGCGCCTGCGTGACAACCGCCTGGTGCCGCTCGCCTCCGAGCGTGCGGAGGCGGAGCGCTCGCTGCTGGCCGGCCGTGGCCTGAGCGACGCGCGTCTGCGCGCGGATACCGCCTCGGTGGAGTCCCTGCTGGCGCGCGCGCCGCGCATCGGCGCACCCGCGCGCCTGTTCGACGAGGCCGAGCCCGTGCTGGAGGCGCGCAAGGCCACCGGTGAGGCGAAGAGCGGAGTGCAGCTCGCGGACCTGAACCTCTACTTCGAGGTGCCGCTGTTGCCGGGCACCACGGCCGGCGCCGTGGCGGACCTGGTGGGCGAGCTCAACCGCCTGGACGGCGTCGAGGTGGCCTACGCCGAGCCCCCGCCCGAGCCGGCCATGGTGAACTTCGGCATGGACGCGGCGGTGCGCAGCCTGCTGGCCGCGGCGGACATTCCGCCCACCACGCCGCTGTACCAGTCCAACCAGGGCTACCTGAAGGTGGCGCCCGGCGGCATCGACGCCAACTACGCGTGGACGGTGACGGGCGGCAACGGCGCCAACGTGAAGGTGGTGGACATCGAGGGCGGCTGGCGCACCACGCACGAGGACATGCCGGCGATGTTCTACACGGGCGGCACGCAGTACGCGGACCTCGCCTGGCGCAACCACGGCACGGCGGTGCTGGGGGAGATTGCCAGCGTGTCCAACGCATACGGCACCACGGGCATCGCGAACGCGGCGCGGGTGGGCATCGAGGGCGTCGCGTCGCAGAGCACCGCGAGCGCCATCTCCAAGGCGGCCACGGCGGCGGGCCTGGGCGGCATCATCCTCATCGAATTGCACGCGGGCGGCCCGTCGGACGGCACGGCGTGCACGTGCAACACCAGCCAGTGCGACTACATCGCCATGGAGTACTGGACGGCGAACTACGACGCCATCCGCACGGCGACGGCCAACGGCGTCATCGTGGTGGAGGCGGCGGGCAACGGCAGCGCCAACCTGGACGCCGCCGCGTACGGCAACGCCTTCAACCGCAGCGTGCGGGACTCGGGGGCCATCATCGTGGGCGCCAGCACGGCCACCACGCGCGTGCCCATGTGCTGGACCAACTACGGCAGCCGCGTGGACGTGCACGGATGGGGTGAGCAGGTCTACTCGCTGGGCTACGGCAACCTCTTCGGCTCCGCGAATGGCGAGGACCAGTACTACACGTCCTCGTTCAGCGGCACGTCGAGCGCCTCGCCCATCATCGTCGGCGCCGCCGCCAGCGCGCAGGGTGTGGCCCTGGCCAACGGCCGCCGCCTGACGAGCGTGCAGATGCGCGGCCTGCTGCGCAACAACGGCACCGCGCAGGCGGCCAGCTCACTGCAGATTGGCCCCCTGCCTGACCTGCGCAAGGCGATTCCCAAGGTGATTGCCGGGCAGTACTGA
- a CDS encoding CoA-binding protein has translation MSWEQNLVEDEAGVERLVQGARRVAVLGIKTEQQSGQPAYYVPDYLAKAGVDVVPVPVYYPDVTHILGKPVYRRLTDVPGDLDLVDVFRRPQDIDAHVDDIIAKKPKAVWFQSGIRNDAAAEKLAKAGIQVVQDRCLMVDHRRYGKR, from the coding sequence ATGAGCTGGGAACAGAACCTCGTGGAGGACGAAGCGGGCGTGGAGCGCCTGGTGCAGGGCGCTCGGCGGGTGGCGGTGCTGGGCATCAAGACGGAGCAGCAGTCCGGGCAGCCGGCCTACTACGTGCCGGACTACCTCGCGAAGGCCGGCGTGGACGTGGTGCCGGTGCCCGTCTACTACCCGGACGTGACGCACATCCTCGGCAAGCCGGTGTACCGGCGGCTTACGGACGTGCCCGGTGATTTGGACCTGGTGGACGTGTTCCGCCGGCCGCAGGACATCGACGCGCACGTGGACGACATCATCGCCAAGAAGCCCAAGGCGGTGTGGTTCCAGTCCGGCATCCGCAACGACGCGGCGGCGGAGAAGCTGGCGAAGGCGGGCATCCAGGTGGTGCAGGACCGCTGCCTCATGGTGGACCACCGGCGCTACGGGAAGCGCTGA
- a CDS encoding DUF2795 domain-containing protein, which translates to MAYGLAEDPGLSITSHLDSVDYPAEREQIVRAAEDNGAPVDIINVLKSLPRTEYASREHVMRDLAEAARRFGAPWLKDDDGVDRDRRNIGRDLVENAPDGHTRHP; encoded by the coding sequence ATGGCATACGGACTCGCGGAAGACCCCGGGCTCTCCATCACCTCGCACCTCGATTCGGTGGACTACCCCGCGGAGCGAGAGCAGATCGTTCGGGCCGCGGAGGACAACGGCGCTCCCGTCGACATCATCAACGTCCTCAAGTCGCTGCCGCGGACGGAGTACGCGTCACGCGAGCACGTGATGCGGGATTTGGCCGAGGCGGCGCGGCGGTTCGGCGCGCCCTGGCTGAAGGACGACGATGGGGTGGACAGGGACCGGCGCAACATCGGGCGGGATTTGGTGGAGAACGCGCCCGACGGCCACACGCGGCACCCGTGA